One genomic region from Panthera tigris isolate Pti1 chromosome D1, P.tigris_Pti1_mat1.1, whole genome shotgun sequence encodes:
- the FGF19 gene encoding fibroblast growth factor 19, translated as MRSAPSQCAVTRALVLAGLWLAAAGRPLAFSDAGPHVHYGWGEPIRLRHLYTAGPHGLSSCFLRIRADGGVDCARSQSAHSLVEIRAVALRTVAIKGVHSVRYLCMGADGRMQGLLQYSAGDCAFQEEIRPDGYNVYWSEKHRLPVSLSSAIQRQLYKGRGFLPLSHFLPMLPGSPAEPRDLQDHVESERFSSPLETDSMDPFGIATKMGLVKSPSFQK; from the exons ATGCGGAGCGCGCCGAGCCAGTGCGCGGTAACCCGCGCCCTGGTCCTAGCCGGTCTCTGGCTGGCAGCAGCCGGGCGCCCCCTAGCCTTCTCGGACGCGGGGCCTCACGTGCACTACGGCTGGGGTGAGCCCATCCGCCTGCGGCACCTGTACACCGCCGGCCCCCACGGCCTCTCCAGCTGCTTCCTGCGCATCCGAGCCGACGGGGGGGTTGACTGCGCGCGGAGCCAGAGCGCGCACA GTTTGGTGGAGATCAGGGCAGTCGCTCTGCGGACCGTGGCCATCAAGGGCGTGCACAGCGTCCGGTACCTCTGCATGGGCGCCGACGGCAGGATGCAAGGGCTG CTTCAGTACTCTGCTGGGGACTGTGCCTTCCAAGAGGAGATCCGCCCCGACGGCTACAACGTGTACTGGTCCGAGAAGCACCGTCTCCCCGTCTCTTTGAGTAGTGCCATACAGAGGCAGCTGTACAAGGGCAGAGGGTTTTTGCCCCTGTCCCATTTCTTGCCCATGCTGCCCGGCagcccagcagagcccagggaCCTCCAGGACCACGTGGAGTCGGAGAGGTTTTCTTCACCCCTGGAAACAGACAGCATGGACCCTTTTGGGATTGCCACCAAAATGGGGCTAGTGAAGAGTCCCAGCTTCCAAAAGTAA